From Eremothecium sinecaudum strain ATCC 58844 chromosome III, complete sequence:
ATGAAGCCCATCTCATCGCATCTTTCAAAATGACCAGTCACGTGTAAACTTTGTACTGTATTAACACACATACCGACTATACAGAGCAAGGAAGGATCGCAAAGCCAGATACTGCCATACGCTTGCCGGTTAATATTAGCCGCTGATTAAGATTATCTACTTAGAGGTTCCAACTTTTCCTTTTAGCATTTCCGTCTGTTCTAAACTATACGTCCAATGACAGCTCAAGACAGCCAACCACCGAAGAAAGAGACAAATGACAAGGAGTCTTCCAAAATCACCTTAGATAGCTCTAAGATAGATCCTAAGCCTATCAATTTTACTCCAGACTTAAATGATACCTCTTCCTACAAATTCTACCCAGATGACCCCGAATCCCCGTTAAACAGGTTTAGTTTTGTTGATAAAGGAGCAAGTCGTTACTACGATCCCTGCCAGGAATCTGCACAGATGTCTATAAAGTGCCTAGAGCGAAACAATTACGATCGTAAGCTTTGCTACGCATATTTTGATGCATACAGAGAGTGTAAGAAACAGTGGCTCAAATCTAGAAGAGAAGATAGGTCAAAATGGCAATAAGAATATGGCTGGTATAGAATAGTTGGCCGCAACACCTGATAAAGCTATCTAAAGGTTAATAACGGCTTATATTCAAGTATAGTCTTGTGCTCTCTATAATCTGTCCGGTATTTTGCAATGGGGGCGCTTTACCGGACACTGAGTACAAAAATTTTCACCAGTTTTCAATCGTAACAAACATCTTAGATATAAGGTACATAATCGCGTAAATAGCAGATTTTAACTCTCTAAAGGCCCAGTGTAATCAGTTAGTTCTACTAATATGTCTTCTGATAGCTCTTTTACTGGATTTATATCTAGAAACAAGACGGCGATTATCGCCACTACTGCTGCTGGTGCATCTGCAATCGGTGCTTACTACTACTACAAACAATTGCAAAAGCAAGGCACTTCAAGTCAGAGTGAATCTTCGAGCGCCACAACTACTGAATCTAAGCCCAGtaagaaaaagaagaagaaggctAACAAGAAGAAGTATCCTGTTGACAAAAATGGGGAACCTGATCTTTCTGGGCTAGATTCGTTTACTCCAGAACAAAAGCAAAAGTACTCGATGGCACTCAAAGATAAGGGTAATGAATGTTTCAAAGAGAAGCAGTACGAACAAGCTATCAAGTATTACGACTATGCTTTAATGTTAAATAAGGATCCGGTCTTCTATTCTAACAGATCTGCATGTTATGTTCCTCTAAACCAATTAGAAAAAGTCATTGAAGATACTACGGAGGCCTTGAAGTTGAAGCCTGACTATACTAAATGTTTGTTGAGACGTGCTAATGCTAATGAAACCTTAGGTAATTACGCCGATGCTATGTTAGACTTGTCTGCTGTTTCTCTTTACGGCGGATATAGTGCGCAAGCTATAGAGCCTGTTCTTGAAAGAA
This genomic window contains:
- the COX23 gene encoding Cox23p (Syntenic homolog of Ashbya gossypii ABR130W; Syntenic homolog of Saccharomyces cerevisiae YHR116W (COX23)), yielding MTAQDSQPPKKETNDKESSKITLDSSKIDPKPINFTPDLNDTSSYKFYPDDPESPLNRFSFVDKGASRYYDPCQESAQMSIKCLERNNYDRKLCYAYFDAYRECKKQWLKSRREDRSKWQ